ccaatcacagggcaaagtaaagcaaaacaagctAAGCAATTCATTCAAGATCACTTTTGATGAACAGTTAAAAAGTGCTCTAAATCTTAAATCTACTCCTTGGTTTACACTGAGCTTAGAGTAAAGAATCCATAGCACTTCCAATCACCCTTGAATTGGTTGGGGTTCCTTCGAGTGGtcacatttatttatcaaaagtGTAGGGCTGCTGGTCATTTGGAGGGCAGAAGCCCTCAAACACATGTCAAGAGTCATGAACTTTGTGTCATGCTAAGCATCAAGaattttttcactcaaaattcATTCTGCCAATATAATGTAAATTAGTTAACAGGCCCCTTTCTGTTTCAACAATAAGTTTGCATTGATACATTTACTTTACAAAGCGTTTCACAAAAACACGGAAGTAGGGAAAACCGTATGCCATTGGAGGATGAATTTCTCTACATTTATCTTCTGATAGAGTATTCAGTTTCCCTTTTACATCCCTGAACATCGTTCCAACACTCACAGTGTCTTTCTTACCTTCTGCCCTGAGTTGTGGAATTCTTTTCACCTCTGGTAAATCGAGCCATTCTTTCATTTTTCGGAATATTTCTCTGCCTCCTCGCAATTCGCTCCAAGGTTTCGGTTTTCTTAAAACATCACTCAAAGTCCCTTGAGAGCGATTCAAAACCTTGCGTGCAAAAACAGCTTGGGGTATAGAGTACTTTTTTAGTTCATTTGTGAGTGCTTCGGCAATTTTTTTAGTATCGAGGTCTTCAAATCTGCTCATGTCGAACTCTACTGAGAAGGATGGGTCGGCGGATGAATCTAATGACTTTTGTTGGGTGCTTTTGCTGGTGATGCCTAATTCTGTCGAAGAACCGTCCGAATTCTGACTATCACTTCGAAAATGAGTTCTAAAGCGAGAATCTTCGAACGTTTCACTGTTTGTAGAGCTGTCATCTTGTATCCGAGATGCGCCGGCGATTAACTCATTCATTTGTTCCAAAGCAACTTGTTCCAAGACAACAATTCCGCGAGCTGAGTCGAGCGAAATCCCTTCGGAAACTACAGTGGTCGAAATAATTGTATCAGTCACATTAGGGCTTGTTCCATTTTCGTTGCCATTGGCCCTATCGCAGTTGGCATAATCGTTTCTTTCTGTATCTTTCAAGTGACGTTCTCCATTCAAATTCTCTACGGTCGCCGTTTTAGGGGTTTCGTTGTACACGAAAGGAGAATTCAGAGGAGTTTTCTTCTGCAGGCCTAAAGCTTCAGGTTGTATAGTTTCAACATTTGTGGAAGTGTTGACTTCTTCAGATGCCCCGAGCGCTAAAGGATCCAATCCATCGACATCAGAATTGTTCGGAGTATCGACCAAATTTGAAAGCGAAGATATCGAGTTTGTAGCAGGAATTTCATCGGAGCTCATACCAGACAGTCACTAGGTGGACAGTCTTCCTAACTGTTGGAATATTTTAAGCAAACTGTTGCTTCAGAAACAACACTGCTAAAGAAAACAGTCACACATTATTGCTAACGGTGTCGCAGCCATATGCTATAAGCAACACTTGGCTTAGCGACCACCCCTTGTTGTCCGGCCGCTAGCGAGCttgtgaaattttaattattataattataattattatttacctATCAAAATAATTCTCTATTTTTTACGTATGTCgataacattaaaattttaaatgtaaatacaatacTAACATGTttgctaaggaaaaaaatgtatttaaaaatcCGTTGACTTTGATTGAATAGGTAAGATTTATCCAGGCTAATATAGCAATAAAGAATTATAGGCTGATAttgagaaatgtaaaaatttacttattaattttattattattattattgctatttcTTAAGGAGAGGGTACAGGAGAACAGAGTATTgtgagaaaaattataataataatcacaataATTTACATTTCTAAAGCgctaaaattatgaaaatattctAAAGCGCTTAACAAAAGattctataaaaatattaaaacgattaaacgataaaatatgaACAATATTAAAATgctaaaactattaaaaatgttaaaacaagtTATAAGCCAGATTGAACAGATGTGTCTTAAGCTTGGACTTAAAAATGGCTACACTCTGACTGTTTCGAATTTCAAGCGGCAGTTTGTTCCACAGAAGTGGCCCGGAACGGGCAAAGGCGTAATCACCGAAGGTCTTAAAATTAGTTCTTAGGATCTTAAGAAGGCCCTGGTCACAGGAACGTGGGTGATGACTAGAAATGGAGTGTGGCTGCAGATATTGTTGAAGGTATTGTGGGCCTTGATTGTTGAGAGATTTATAAACTAAAAGTAACAACTTAAAATGAACGCGATAAGTCACAGGAAGCCAGTGAAGATGAGATAAGGCGGACGAAATGTGATCAAACTTTGGAATCCTAAAGATTAATCGAGCAGCGGCTTTAAACACCTTCTGAAGACGATCTGTCTGGTACTTGGGGACGCGAAAGAGAAGGGAGTTACAGTAGTCCAAATGTGAAGTCACATATGCGTGAACAAGAGTCTTCGTGGACTCAGGACTAAGGAATTTCCTAATTTGGCGAATTTTATACAAGCCATGAAAAGCCTTGCAGATCTTACCAATGTGAATGTACATAGACATATTGGAGTCAAACCAGGAACCCTAGTTTTGAACACTGTCGAGAGGCTGGATGGTAGAATCACCGACGGTGATGGAATCAATTGCGATTTTTGATAATTGATGGCGGGAACCACCAACTAAGAACTCAGTTTTCGAATCGTTGATTAACAGACGGTAACAAATCAACTATGCACGGACATCTGAGATGCAGGCCTCTACAGGAGCTATGGCGTGGTCTTGCGAAGATCTGCCATTAGGTTCAAACGACAGATAAAGTTGTGTATCATCGGCATATCCATGAGCAGAGGGAAGATGGTTAGCTATCACATGATATGGTCGAGATatgtataatatatataaaataggTCCCATAATGCTGCATATGTAGAGGGCTTACAACTGGAGGGatctaaggaaaaaaattacagagaCGAAGGGAAAGAGACGGAGAATGGAGGCGAAATTGTCTAAGTGAACATTTAAGTCACGTACACTTAACATAGCTTATCTAAATTCGAGTTCACAGTGTATCATTTGTGTATCAGTGTATCTGAAGTAAGATAAACATGCTAACATATTCACAACGGCTGTGAATATacgaaagtcatatatttgaactgcagataaagacgtgaatacgaaagcgatcttcacagtTATAACAGTTTATCCGCACTTTAtttgcagttcaaatatatgactttaaTATATTCAAagccgtttattcaccactcCACGGGTTTATTTCGAACCAACACAATGGCTAGCTCCCAGTTGGTTTGTTGGCTCGGTTGGTAGAGCACTAcatcgcagaggtcataggttcaaatcccgtaccgTACagggctgattttttttttcaggtcttcttttcactactgcttaagaagtgttcataactgcgaagatcgctttccTATTCACGTCTTTACCGCAGTtaaaatatatgactttcatataatCACagccaattttcattttgttcatcACTTATTGAATCTATCCA
This region of Pocillopora verrucosa isolate sample1 chromosome 3, ASM3666991v2, whole genome shotgun sequence genomic DNA includes:
- the LOC131786502 gene encoding homeobox protein ceh-38-like, which gives rise to MSSDEIPATNSISSLSNLVDTPNNSDVDGLDPLALGASEEVNTSTNVETIQPEALGLQKKTPLNSPFVYNETPKTATVENLNGERHLKDTERNDYANCDRANGNENGTSPNVTDTIISTTVVSEGISLDSARGIVVLEQVALEQMNELIAGASRIQDDSSTNSETFEDSRFRTHFRSDSQNSDGSSTELGITSKSTQQKSLDSSADPSFSVEFDMSRFEDLDTKKIAEALTNELKKYSIPQAVFARKVLNRSQGTLSDVLRKPKPWSELRGGREIFRKMKEWLDLPEVKRIPQLRAEAALELDAKARREEETGPPKKKTRLYFTDSQKRALFAIFKETKKPSKEMQNALAEELGLERDTVANFFMNARRRHPEL